Proteins encoded in a region of the Wenzhouxiangella sp. XN201 genome:
- a CDS encoding amidohydrolase family protein: MLQKLILTLLLLTLALPLAAQENGDSDEAEEGPYADWSVTEPPGDWETITIDTDEVTWSDVDVHPDGETLVFHMLGDIYTVPIGGGEASALTSDLAWNFQPRYSPDGEKIAFISDRDGAENVWIMDADGSNLSQVTDETEHLLHNPAWSPDGDYIAARKGYVSQRSIPAGSIWMYHRGGGKGVVLVDRLHGEDSQKNIAEPEFSNDGRYVYFSQDMTPGSTWEYNKDANQGIFAIRRLDRETGETETVVSGPGGAIRPVLSPDGEQLAFVRRNPTELTSRLMVKDLESGIERTLFTQLERDKQETSGDMGNFPGFSWTPDGESIVVWTGGKFHRIGNDGSHEQIDVRVVAEKQIHPALKRSVEVSPDTFPVRMARWTQRSPDGRYAVYQALGYLWLHDFEGDTRRRLTDQDEHWEFYPRFSPDSRSVVYTTWHDEDLGTVRITPVGRGRTRTLTDEPGHYIEPSFSSNGEQVVFVRTTGGYLTSPAWSERTGLYVADADDGGMRRVHETGSNPQFSPDGERVLFSQGSGDGLTLSSVNLDGNDPREHLQGKWITEYQVSPDGRWVAFTEHYNAYVAPFFPAGGKITLGGDATAFPVRQVSARAGDHLHFDADSSAIGWSHGATLYRRELSDAFAFLEGAPEELPEPETEGLELGFEVESDRHDGRIALVGARVVTMRNAAEEQEVIEDGVVLVEGHRIRAVGARDEIDIPSGFETINVAGKTILPGLLDAHAHGPMSSRQLTPQQNWAQMANLAFGVTSIHDPSNDNAAIFSMAELQRAGKVLAPRIWSTGRILYGALAPGATAKVGSYEDAEFHVRRQKELGAISVKSYNYLRRDQRQQVLEAGRNLDVMVVPEGGMRLEQNLNHIVDGHTGLEHSLSIKTAYDDIRQLWSQTEVVYSPTFVVAYGGLMGEEYFYDRYEVWKNERLLNFVPKFIVYPRSIRRPTAPDEHYNHVFVAEQAKDFNELGIPVVIGAHGQLAGLGAHWEMWAMVQGGFSPWEALRGATIDGAEYFGMENDIGSIESGKLADLIVVDGDVLADIEQSQNVVYTMLNGRLYEASTMNQVAPEQVERDALFFEQEGGDAWMPETMDYIESLGRQHGWHHH; this comes from the coding sequence ATGCTCCAGAAATTGATACTGACACTGCTCCTGTTGACCCTGGCATTGCCGCTTGCGGCGCAGGAAAACGGGGACAGTGACGAAGCCGAGGAAGGTCCTTACGCCGACTGGTCGGTGACCGAACCGCCGGGCGACTGGGAGACGATTACCATCGATACCGACGAGGTGACCTGGTCGGACGTCGACGTCCATCCCGACGGTGAAACGCTGGTTTTCCACATGCTCGGCGACATCTACACCGTCCCCATCGGCGGCGGCGAAGCGAGCGCGCTGACCAGCGACCTGGCCTGGAATTTCCAGCCGCGCTACAGCCCGGACGGGGAAAAGATCGCTTTCATTTCCGACCGTGACGGCGCCGAGAACGTCTGGATCATGGATGCTGACGGCTCCAACCTGTCGCAGGTCACGGACGAAACCGAGCATCTGCTGCACAACCCGGCCTGGTCGCCGGACGGCGACTACATCGCCGCCCGCAAGGGTTATGTCTCGCAGCGGTCCATCCCGGCCGGTTCGATCTGGATGTACCACCGCGGCGGCGGCAAGGGCGTGGTGCTGGTCGATCGCCTGCACGGCGAAGATTCGCAGAAGAACATTGCCGAGCCGGAGTTTTCGAACGACGGACGCTACGTCTACTTCAGCCAGGACATGACGCCCGGCTCGACCTGGGAATACAACAAGGACGCCAACCAGGGCATCTTCGCGATTCGACGCCTGGACCGCGAAACCGGTGAAACCGAAACCGTCGTCTCCGGACCCGGCGGTGCGATCCGGCCGGTACTCTCGCCTGACGGCGAGCAGCTTGCCTTCGTGCGCCGCAATCCCACCGAGCTGACCTCGCGCCTGATGGTCAAGGATCTGGAGTCGGGTATCGAGCGCACCCTGTTCACCCAGCTCGAGCGCGACAAGCAGGAAACCTCCGGCGACATGGGCAACTTCCCGGGCTTTTCCTGGACGCCGGACGGCGAGTCGATCGTGGTCTGGACCGGTGGCAAGTTCCATCGTATCGGTAACGACGGCTCGCACGAGCAGATCGATGTGCGTGTGGTAGCCGAAAAGCAGATTCATCCGGCGCTCAAGCGCTCGGTCGAAGTCTCGCCGGATACCTTCCCGGTGCGCATGGCGCGCTGGACGCAACGCAGCCCGGATGGCCGCTATGCGGTTTACCAGGCCCTGGGCTATCTTTGGCTGCACGATTTCGAGGGCGATACCCGGCGCCGCCTGACCGATCAGGACGAACACTGGGAGTTTTACCCGCGCTTTTCACCCGATAGCCGTTCGGTGGTCTACACCACCTGGCATGACGAGGACCTGGGTACGGTGCGAATCACTCCGGTTGGACGGGGTCGTACCCGCACCCTGACCGACGAGCCGGGTCACTACATCGAGCCGTCGTTTTCCTCCAACGGCGAGCAGGTGGTGTTCGTGCGCACAACCGGCGGCTACCTGACTTCGCCAGCCTGGTCCGAGCGCACCGGTCTTTACGTCGCCGACGCCGACGACGGCGGCATGCGGCGGGTGCACGAAACCGGCAGCAATCCGCAGTTCTCGCCCGACGGCGAGCGCGTGCTGTTTTCGCAGGGCAGCGGCGATGGATTGACGCTCAGCAGTGTCAACCTGGACGGCAACGATCCGCGCGAACATCTGCAGGGCAAGTGGATCACCGAGTACCAGGTTTCACCCGATGGGCGCTGGGTCGCCTTTACCGAGCACTACAACGCCTACGTCGCACCGTTCTTTCCCGCTGGCGGCAAGATCACCCTGGGCGGCGATGCGACGGCGTTCCCCGTCCGCCAGGTCTCGGCGCGGGCCGGCGACCACCTGCATTTCGATGCTGACAGCTCGGCCATCGGCTGGTCGCACGGGGCCACGCTCTACCGGCGCGAATTGAGCGACGCCTTCGCCTTCCTCGAAGGGGCGCCCGAGGAATTGCCCGAACCGGAAACCGAGGGCCTTGAGTTGGGCTTCGAGGTCGAGTCCGATCGTCACGACGGGCGCATCGCCCTGGTCGGTGCGCGCGTCGTGACCATGCGCAATGCGGCCGAAGAGCAGGAAGTGATCGAAGACGGCGTGGTGCTGGTCGAAGGCCATCGCATCCGCGCGGTGGGCGCCCGTGACGAGATCGATATCCCGTCGGGCTTCGAGACCATCAATGTTGCCGGAAAGACCATTCTGCCCGGACTGCTCGATGCCCATGCCCATGGCCCGATGAGCTCGCGCCAGCTCACGCCGCAGCAGAACTGGGCGCAGATGGCCAATCTGGCCTTCGGCGTGACCTCGATTCACGATCCCTCCAACGACAATGCCGCCATCTTTTCGATGGCCGAGTTGCAGCGGGCCGGCAAGGTGCTGGCGCCCCGCATCTGGTCGACCGGCCGGATTCTCTACGGCGCGCTCGCGCCGGGGGCGACTGCCAAGGTCGGTTCTTACGAGGACGCTGAATTCCACGTCCGTCGTCAGAAGGAACTGGGCGCGATCTCGGTCAAGAGCTACAACTATCTCCGACGCGACCAGCGCCAGCAAGTGCTCGAAGCCGGGCGCAATCTCGATGTGATGGTGGTGCCCGAGGGCGGCATGCGACTGGAGCAGAACCTCAACCACATCGTCGACGGTCATACCGGCCTGGAACACAGCCTGTCGATCAAGACCGCCTATGACGACATTCGCCAGCTCTGGAGCCAGACCGAAGTGGTCTATTCACCCACCTTCGTCGTTGCCTACGGCGGCCTGATGGGCGAGGAATACTTCTACGATCGCTATGAGGTCTGGAAGAACGAACGCCTGCTGAATTTCGTGCCGAAGTTCATCGTCTACCCGCGCTCGATCCGCCGCCCGACCGCGCCGGATGAGCACTACAACCACGTTTTCGTGGCCGAACAGGCCAAGGACTTCAACGAACTGGGTATTCCGGTGGTGATCGGCGCACACGGCCAGCTAGCAGGCCTGGGCGCGCACTGGGAGATGTGGGCGATGGTGCAGGGCGGCTTCTCGCCCTGGGAAGCCCTGCGCGGCGCGACCATCGACGGTGCCGAGTACTTCGGCATGGAAAACGACATCGGTTCAATCGAGTCGGGCAAGCTGGCCGACCTGATCGTTGTTGACGGCGATGTGCTCGCCGACATCGAGCAGAGCCAGAACGTGGTCTACACCATGCTCAATGGCCGTCTTTACGAGGCGTCCACGATGAATCAGGTCGCCCCCGAGCAGGTCGAGCGCGATGCGTTGTTCTTCGAGCAGGAAGGTGGCGATGCCTGGATGCCGGAGACGATGGACTACATCGAGAGTCTCGGCCGGCAGCACGGCTGGCATCATCACTGA
- a CDS encoding 5'-nucleotidase has translation MPENANTTPEANQPGPLIIGISSRALFDLDASHRVFEKEGLARYMAYQREHENEILGKGVAFHLAEKLLGLNDDGMDHPGVEVVLMSRNSADSGLRIFNSIEHYGLDIQRAVFTNGASPADYIEPSGAQLFLSANDDDVRRVLMAGYAAATILPSAIRENRSSQLRLAFDGDAVIFSDEAERIYKEHGLEAFSDSEKRAAMNPLAAGPFKPVLEGIQRIQSAYPMEENPIRTALITARSAPAHKRVIMTLRAWGIRVDEAMFLGGREKAPYLRSFGADIFFDDQTVHCSLASREVATGHVPHGVANEPSSDVSEGKE, from the coding sequence ATGCCCGAGAACGCGAACACGACGCCCGAAGCCAACCAGCCCGGCCCCCTGATCATCGGGATCTCTTCGCGAGCCCTGTTCGACCTTGATGCCTCGCACCGGGTGTTCGAGAAGGAGGGTCTGGCGCGCTACATGGCGTATCAGCGCGAGCACGAGAATGAGATTCTGGGCAAGGGCGTGGCCTTTCACCTGGCCGAAAAGCTGCTGGGGCTCAACGACGACGGCATGGACCACCCCGGCGTGGAGGTGGTGCTGATGTCGCGCAACAGTGCCGACTCCGGTCTCCGCATCTTCAACTCGATCGAACACTACGGGCTGGACATCCAGCGCGCGGTGTTCACCAACGGCGCCAGTCCGGCCGACTATATCGAGCCCTCCGGCGCCCAGCTTTTTCTTTCGGCCAACGACGACGATGTCCGGCGCGTGCTGATGGCCGGCTACGCCGCTGCCACCATCCTGCCGTCGGCGATTCGCGAGAACCGCTCGAGTCAGCTCCGCCTGGCGTTCGACGGCGACGCGGTGATCTTTTCCGACGAGGCCGAGCGGATCTACAAGGAACACGGCCTGGAGGCCTTCTCCGACAGCGAAAAGCGCGCTGCCATGAACCCGCTGGCCGCCGGTCCGTTCAAGCCGGTGCTCGAGGGCATTCAGCGCATCCAGTCGGCCTATCCGATGGAGGAGAATCCGATTCGCACGGCGCTGATTACGGCCCGATCGGCCCCGGCCCACAAGCGTGTGATCATGACCCTGCGCGCCTGGGGCATCCGCGTCGACGAGGCGATGTTCCTGGGCGGGCGCGAAAAGGCGCCGTACCTGCGTTCCTTCGGTGCCGACATCTTCTTCGACGATCAGACGGTACACTGCTCCCTGGCCAGTCGCGAAGTGGCCACCGGCCACGTGCCGCACGGCGTCGCCAACGAGCCGTCATCGGATGTAAGCGAAGGAAAGGAATGA
- a CDS encoding NAD kinase, whose product MKFSILASAHPASQDAAKKLRERYGDVELDEAEVLVVLGGDGFMLHTLHEHVDRNLPVFGMRLGEVGFLMNRFGEDDLPERIAGAREVVLNPLEMVATNEQGESHRAVAINEVALLRQTNQAAHIRILVNGRERVERLVADGVLLATAAGSTAYNLSAHGPILPLGTEAVVLTPISPFRPRRWQGAILPATAEVRLEVLQPERRPVSATADYDEFRHVTHVDVRQQRHITHRLLFDPEHSLEERILSEQFFQ is encoded by the coding sequence ATGAAGTTTTCGATCCTCGCCAGCGCCCACCCCGCCTCGCAGGACGCGGCGAAGAAGCTGCGGGAGCGCTATGGCGATGTCGAGTTGGACGAGGCGGAGGTGCTGGTGGTGCTTGGCGGGGACGGCTTCATGCTGCATACCCTGCACGAGCACGTCGACCGCAACCTGCCGGTGTTTGGCATGCGACTGGGCGAGGTCGGTTTCCTGATGAACCGCTTTGGCGAGGACGACCTGCCCGAGCGTATTGCCGGAGCGCGTGAAGTCGTCCTCAATCCGCTCGAGATGGTCGCCACGAACGAGCAGGGCGAGTCACATCGTGCCGTGGCCATCAACGAAGTCGCATTGCTGCGCCAGACCAACCAGGCCGCACATATCCGCATCCTGGTCAACGGCCGCGAACGCGTCGAACGGCTGGTTGCCGACGGCGTGCTGCTGGCCACCGCCGCCGGATCGACCGCCTACAATCTCTCCGCGCACGGCCCGATCCTGCCATTGGGTACCGAAGCCGTGGTGCTCACGCCCATCTCCCCCTTTCGCCCGCGCCGCTGGCAAGGCGCGATCCTGCCCGCCACGGCCGAGGTCCGCCTGGAAGTGCTGCAACCCGAACGCCGCCCGGTCAGCGCCACCGCCGACTACGACGAGTTTCGCCACGTCACCCACGTCGATGTCCGCCAGCAGCGCCATATCACCCACCGGCTCCTGTTCGACCCCGAGCATTCGCTGGAAGAGCGCATCCTCTCCGAGCAGTTTTTCCAGTAA